The following are encoded in a window of Risungbinella massiliensis genomic DNA:
- a CDS encoding cytochrome c biogenesis CcdA family protein, with translation MESVTIWLAFGAGVLSFISPCCLPLYPSFLSYITGVSVAELQGHDRSQTVVKKVMIHTALFLLGFSIIFYALGFALSLAGQLFENYQDLLRMLSAILIIAMGLFLTGIFQPAFLMREKRLDLSKKGFGYVSSFFIGIGFAAGWTPCLGPILGSVLLIAANDPDRGFWYLTTYILGFAIPFFLMAFFVGRAKWILRYSERLMKIGGILLIVFGILLYTDQMTVLITMLTRWTGGFTGF, from the coding sequence ATGGAATCAGTAACCATTTGGCTAGCATTTGGCGCAGGAGTTCTATCTTTTATTTCTCCTTGTTGCCTCCCACTGTATCCTTCTTTTTTGTCTTATATTACAGGAGTTTCGGTAGCAGAGTTACAAGGTCATGATCGATCGCAAACAGTTGTCAAGAAAGTGATGATTCATACCGCTTTATTCCTGCTTGGATTCTCGATTATTTTTTATGCGCTCGGTTTTGCGCTCAGTCTAGCTGGACAGTTATTTGAAAATTATCAGGACTTGCTTCGAATGTTGTCTGCTATTTTGATAATTGCAATGGGATTGTTCCTCACTGGGATCTTTCAACCAGCTTTTTTGATGAGAGAAAAGCGATTAGACTTATCGAAAAAAGGATTTGGTTATGTTAGCTCCTTTTTTATTGGAATAGGTTTCGCAGCCGGTTGGACTCCTTGTTTAGGACCTATTCTGGGTTCTGTATTATTGATCGCAGCAAATGATCCTGATCGTGGATTTTGGTATTTGACCACTTATATCTTGGGCTTTGCGATTCCCTTCTTTTTGATGGCTTTTTTTGTAGGAAGAGCCAAATGGATCTTGCGGTATTCTGAGCGACTGATGAAAATCGGTGGGATCTTGCTTATTGTATTTGGTATCTTACTTTATACAGATCAGATGACGGTGCTTATTACGATGCTGACGAGATGGACTGGTGGTTTTACAGGCTTCTAA
- a CDS encoding YlaH-like family protein, whose product MVASMMDWLQSLPFWVVYIVILVLTAVIYQTAFARPLPLLKQAIVYVFLALGCFLLVIFHLMELPIIPALFITVVLIVGTRARLSYLRKKEQSVAK is encoded by the coding sequence ATGGTGGCTTCAATGATGGACTGGCTTCAGTCCTTACCTTTTTGGGTAGTATATATCGTTATTCTTGTTTTGACTGCAGTGATCTATCAGACTGCGTTTGCTCGTCCGTTGCCGCTACTCAAACAGGCAATTGTATATGTCTTTTTGGCTTTGGGTTGCTTTTTGCTCGTGATCTTTCACCTTATGGAGCTTCCTATTATTCCGGCGTTGTTCATCACGGTAGTATTGATCGTAGGGACGAGGGCACGACTCTCTTATTTGCGCAAAAAAGAGCAAAGTGTAGCAAAATAA
- a CDS encoding enoyl-CoA hydratase/isomerase family protein — MKTIRTRESQGVAYLQFDRAEVRNAISRTTMNELELVLTKWSRDPNVKVVVLSGDQRAFASGGDLQDLHVLQSREEIYPVMERMGQTLRLLEEMPALTIAAVEGVAVGGGCEIVASCDWCIAAPTARFGMIQERLGITTGWGGAGRLMKKIGQKKAEYLLLSGEIIDAQTAFQMGLVERILPKENWWTSIEQLATKIAGHPDLIRKTYQQIGDLQSKQKRFDSHRLEADRCAVLWERPEHHQAVEQFLFSKKERK; from the coding sequence ATGAAAACGATTCGAACAAGGGAAAGTCAAGGGGTTGCTTATCTTCAATTTGATCGAGCTGAAGTGCGAAATGCCATTAGTCGTACTACTATGAATGAGTTGGAGCTGGTACTAACCAAGTGGAGCCGTGATCCAAATGTAAAAGTAGTTGTTTTGTCGGGCGATCAGAGGGCATTTGCTTCAGGTGGAGATTTACAGGATTTGCATGTACTACAATCTCGTGAGGAGATCTATCCAGTGATGGAGAGGATGGGTCAAACTCTTCGTTTGCTAGAGGAGATGCCAGCCCTTACCATAGCGGCGGTTGAAGGAGTAGCGGTAGGTGGTGGTTGCGAGATCGTTGCTAGTTGTGATTGGTGTATCGCTGCTCCTACTGCTAGATTTGGAATGATCCAAGAGAGATTAGGCATCACAACAGGTTGGGGAGGAGCTGGTCGTCTAATGAAGAAGATAGGCCAGAAAAAAGCGGAATATCTCCTCCTAAGCGGGGAGATTATCGATGCGCAGACCGCTTTTCAGATGGGATTAGTAGAGAGAATTTTGCCTAAAGAAAATTGGTGGACGAGCATCGAACAGCTAGCAACCAAGATAGCTGGACACCCTGATTTAATTAGAAAAACGTATCAGCAGATCGGAGATTTACAGAGCAAACAGAAGCGATTTGATTCTCACCGATTAGAAGCAGATCGTTGTGCTGTTCTTTGGGAAAGACCAGAGCATCACCAGGCAGTGGAGCAGTTTCTTTTCTCCAAAAAAGAGAGAAAGTAG
- a CDS encoding rhodanese-like domain-containing protein, with amino-acid sequence MSWEQVESRDLSKKYEEQKEDFLFVDVRTEEEYEAGHIPAATYHIPHEEMVNRYTELVEYQDKPILLICRSGVRSEIAAQILADKGFTRLYNLKGGMLEWSGPVK; translated from the coding sequence ATGTCATGGGAACAGGTAGAATCTAGAGACCTAAGCAAAAAATACGAAGAGCAAAAAGAGGATTTTCTCTTTGTCGATGTGAGAACAGAAGAAGAATATGAGGCGGGTCATATACCAGCTGCAACCTACCATATTCCACATGAGGAGATGGTGAATCGCTATACCGAACTAGTAGAATATCAAGATAAGCCAATTCTACTGATTTGTCGCAGTGGGGTTCGTAGTGAGATAGCTGCTCAAATTTTGGCTGATAAAGGCTTTACTCGACTATATAACCTAAAAGGTGGCATGTTAGAGTGGAGTGGTCCCGTCAAGTAG
- a CDS encoding YktB family protein, whose product MTIPSFTEQDFAVFQIQGLEHRMDGLKKQIQPKFEVFGEAISSFLTTQLKQDTYVHIAKHARRTVNPPDETWVAWSTNNRGYKAHPHFQLGLRDTELFAYFALIYECEQKPTFARNLKEQLPEILPTIPSSYYLSLDHTKPDVTPLKEMSEKDMVQALDRLENVKKAEFLVGMVLPRAEVTKTSGSRLVERVEETFSTLLSLYRLAARR is encoded by the coding sequence ATGACAATCCCTTCCTTTACAGAACAAGACTTTGCTGTCTTTCAAATACAAGGTTTAGAGCACAGAATGGATGGTTTAAAAAAACAGATTCAACCAAAATTCGAAGTGTTCGGTGAGGCGATCTCCTCATTTCTGACCACTCAATTAAAGCAGGATACCTATGTACATATTGCCAAACACGCCCGCCGTACCGTTAATCCACCCGACGAGACTTGGGTTGCTTGGTCGACCAATAACCGTGGATACAAAGCACACCCCCATTTCCAACTCGGTCTACGAGATACGGAGTTATTTGCCTATTTTGCCCTAATCTATGAATGTGAACAGAAACCCACTTTTGCCAGAAATCTAAAAGAACAATTGCCTGAGATCTTGCCTACGATCCCATCGAGCTATTATCTATCTCTTGACCACACCAAACCTGATGTGACCCCACTTAAGGAAATGTCGGAGAAAGACATGGTACAAGCATTAGACCGTTTGGAGAACGTAAAAAAAGCAGAGTTCTTGGTTGGCATGGTCTTGCCACGTGCAGAAGTAACCAAAACCAGTGGAAGTCGACTCGTTGAGCGAGTGGAAGAAACATTTTCAACTCTTTTATCACTCTATCGACTAGCTGCTAGGAGATAA
- a CDS encoding glycerophosphodiester phosphodiesterase, translating into MSKTKVFAHRGYSAVAPENSMLAFLWAMKVSADGIELDVQLTKDGEVVVIHDETVDRTTNGTGWVKDFTWSEISQLDNGSWFSSEYKNQRVPTLRQVLELVQGSKMELNIELKNSVVAYPGLEQKVISLVEEYDMEEQVIFSTFHLESVHRLHQLRPGYQIAALYNIHVDTPWKYAELLGINGIHPHYSLVTDDLVKESQQRGIAVRPYTVDDTVEMERLLRAGVDTIITNVPPKCLALRQRLGMD; encoded by the coding sequence ATGAGCAAAACAAAAGTATTTGCCCATCGTGGCTACTCAGCAGTTGCGCCGGAAAATAGTATGTTAGCCTTTTTATGGGCAATGAAGGTGTCAGCTGATGGGATTGAGTTGGACGTGCAATTGACAAAAGACGGAGAAGTAGTAGTTATTCATGATGAAACGGTGGATCGAACGACCAATGGAACTGGTTGGGTAAAAGATTTTACATGGAGCGAGATCTCACAATTAGATAATGGTTCCTGGTTTTCCTCAGAATATAAAAACCAACGTGTTCCAACACTCCGCCAAGTATTAGAGTTGGTTCAAGGGAGCAAAATGGAGTTAAACATTGAATTGAAAAACTCAGTCGTGGCGTATCCAGGTTTAGAACAAAAAGTGATTTCCTTAGTGGAGGAATATGATATGGAGGAGCAGGTGATTTTTTCAACCTTCCACTTGGAAAGTGTGCACCGACTTCACCAACTCCGCCCTGGCTATCAAATTGCAGCACTTTATAATATTCATGTAGATACACCTTGGAAGTATGCGGAGCTACTAGGGATTAATGGGATCCACCCTCATTATTCACTCGTGACAGACGATTTGGTAAAGGAGTCACAACAACGAGGGATCGCCGTGCGACCTTACACAGTAGATGATACTGTGGAGATGGAGCGACTTTTGCGAGCAGGTGTCGATACCATCATTACTAATGTTCCTCCAAAATGTCTTGCGCTACGTCAACGTTTGGGGATGGATTAA
- a CDS encoding SAM-dependent methyltransferase produces MEWSRQVVPTSATIALHQRIIRLVERSLSQAIPFSEWMELALYHPDWGYYPREQTKLGKEGDFFTNAHVGDLWGRILARKLVRDYTLPVTIVEVGAGDGRLVQALLEELVRQQVESTQIRVYLLERSSYHRQVQQTRLQQSKYPIYWVEMLDEIPRDQTIFLYANELLDAFPVTRIRRYQGLLQEEFVQVESDKLTECYLPFENKELPLFFNKWLDHLPEGKILEVPFAAWKWWQELLAWFPMGELIFIDYGITWRELMAREFRGNTLRGYQAHQLVPIDLNRPGEQDITTHVWWDPFIESLTDQQFTQTELQSQTSYLLREGLLELAVPTTGDPFGEEDKQNRRIQQLLYGMGESFQVLSVRK; encoded by the coding sequence GTGGAGTGGTCCCGTCAAGTAGTACCCACATCGGCAACTATCGCGCTTCATCAACGAATTATCAGGTTGGTGGAGCGTTCTTTGTCTCAGGCGATTCCCTTCTCTGAGTGGATGGAATTAGCACTCTATCATCCAGACTGGGGATATTATCCTAGAGAACAGACCAAATTGGGCAAAGAGGGAGACTTCTTTACCAATGCACATGTCGGAGACCTATGGGGTAGGATTTTGGCTCGCAAACTCGTACGAGACTACACTTTACCTGTTACCATCGTGGAAGTAGGGGCAGGGGATGGTAGGCTGGTGCAAGCTCTGCTGGAGGAATTGGTGCGACAACAAGTAGAATCTACTCAAATTCGAGTCTATTTACTGGAGAGAAGTAGTTATCACCGCCAAGTGCAACAAACTCGCCTACAGCAATCTAAGTATCCAATCTATTGGGTAGAGATGTTGGACGAGATTCCACGAGATCAGACTATTTTTCTCTATGCCAATGAATTGTTAGATGCTTTTCCGGTTACTCGAATTCGTCGATATCAGGGATTACTACAAGAAGAGTTTGTGCAAGTGGAATCAGATAAATTAACGGAATGTTATCTGCCATTTGAAAATAAAGAACTCCCCTTATTTTTTAATAAGTGGCTAGACCATCTACCAGAAGGAAAAATCCTAGAAGTGCCTTTTGCTGCTTGGAAATGGTGGCAAGAACTACTAGCATGGTTTCCGATGGGGGAGCTCATTTTTATCGACTATGGGATTACGTGGCGAGAATTGATGGCGAGGGAGTTTAGAGGCAATACGCTACGAGGCTACCAAGCGCATCAATTGGTTCCGATCGATCTAAATCGTCCAGGTGAACAAGACATTACCACACATGTTTGGTGGGATCCGTTTATAGAGAGCCTTACAGACCAGCAGTTTACCCAGACAGAACTACAAAGCCAGACGAGCTATCTTCTAAGAGAAGGTTTACTGGAGCTTGCAGTGCCAACCACAGGTGATCCGTTTGGAGAAGAAGATAAGCAAAATAGACGGATTCAGCAGCTTCTTTATGGGATGGGGGAGAGTTTTCAGGTGTTGTCGGTTCGGAAGTAG
- a CDS encoding YhcN/YlaJ family sporulation lipoprotein → MKRKLIIIPALTLGIASMLVACQPENKAPANESAPAPNQNIPHTQRVKQTAPEPNVNRSPQAIADHLSKLATQFPQVRDATVLSIGNYTVVGLDVDPTLDRGRVGTVKYAVAQALKEDPNGSNALVTADMDLYQRLREANEDLQQGRPLAGILHELADIVGRIIPQPSREVKPNEQTPSELDQERINQTPRAKGSQP, encoded by the coding sequence ATGAAACGTAAACTAATCATTATTCCCGCTCTCACCTTAGGAATAGCTTCCATGCTAGTCGCTTGTCAACCTGAAAATAAAGCTCCTGCCAATGAATCGGCTCCTGCGCCGAACCAAAATATTCCCCATACGCAGCGTGTAAAACAGACTGCACCTGAGCCAAACGTAAACCGTTCGCCACAAGCAATTGCAGACCATTTATCCAAACTTGCTACTCAGTTTCCCCAAGTTCGAGATGCAACAGTCCTATCCATAGGGAATTACACTGTAGTAGGTCTCGATGTAGATCCTACATTGGATCGTGGCAGAGTTGGGACAGTTAAGTATGCAGTCGCTCAAGCATTAAAAGAAGATCCAAACGGTTCCAACGCTCTTGTTACTGCTGATATGGATTTATACCAACGCCTACGTGAAGCGAACGAAGATCTACAACAAGGTCGCCCTTTAGCAGGTATTTTACACGAACTTGCAGATATTGTAGGGCGGATTATTCCACAACCTTCTAGAGAAGTAAAACCAAATGAACAAACACCTAGCGAACTAGATCAAGAGCGAATCAATCAAACACCTAGAGCAAAGGGGTCCCAGCCCTAA
- the resA gene encoding thiol-disulfide oxidoreductase ResA, with translation MKNRTRYWVRRILFLVLIGLVGFALYQSFNRENAGKPIAGEEAPNFTLTDVSGKEVELTDLRGKAVMLNFWGTWCEPCRTEMPAMQQMYQKYQAKGFEIVAVNIAETEVAVNSFAKQHNLTFPIWMDQDRDVVKQYKIGPLPSSLFLDRNGVIVDRIEGPLDPARLEYYILNSMKEKE, from the coding sequence ATGAAAAATCGAACAAGATACTGGGTGCGTCGCATTTTATTTTTGGTATTGATCGGGTTAGTCGGTTTTGCTCTATATCAATCGTTTAATCGTGAAAATGCTGGAAAACCGATTGCAGGTGAAGAGGCTCCTAATTTTACATTAACCGATGTCTCGGGGAAGGAAGTAGAACTTACTGATCTTCGTGGAAAGGCAGTTATGCTCAACTTCTGGGGAACTTGGTGTGAGCCCTGTCGTACGGAGATGCCTGCGATGCAACAAATGTATCAAAAGTATCAAGCAAAAGGATTTGAGATCGTTGCGGTCAATATTGCGGAGACAGAAGTAGCTGTTAATTCTTTCGCCAAACAGCATAACCTCACTTTCCCAATTTGGATGGATCAAGACCGGGATGTGGTTAAACAGTACAAAATCGGTCCATTGCCGAGTTCGCTTTTCTTAGATCGCAACGGCGTAATTGTCGATCGAATAGAAGGACCACTTGATCCTGCACGTTTGGAATATTACATCTTAAATTCAATGAAGGAAAAGGAGTGA
- a CDS encoding leucyl aminopeptidase, producing MEWRLTQENLTHLATDAIFLFHTEDQASTHGLVRQIDEMIDFQISHLISVGEVKGEYGELTILHLWGQIPAARLFILGLGKEEKLNLQRFKQVVGKGIQRAEELELRQIAMSSPSFLIKRFHTVDCVQAMVEGAELAAYEPPSFKEEQKQQFVKTIFISAHDYSLSAFDEGLLRGKVFAQSTNLARFLTDQPANWMTPDAFASKAEEIAQKRGLEFMVLEQSDLDRLGMHAILTVGKGSLYSPRLLVLRYTGDHGRKDSLALIGKGITFDSGGLQLKGDKEMFGMKRDMAGAATVLAVMDGLAQLTPYHNVMALLPICENIVDAGSMRPEDVIRTYSGKTVEITHTDSEGRLILADAISYAKKLGASRLVDIATLTGATIIALGFEATALMTNDAQWGLEVKRAARMVGEKTWELPLFEEYEEYIESDIADMKNDDGMEAGAIQAGVFLKQFAEETPWVHLDIAGTAELTKERGIMSKGATGVGVRTLLQLALREVEE from the coding sequence ATGGAGTGGAGATTGACCCAAGAAAATTTGACGCATTTGGCGACAGATGCGATTTTTCTATTTCATACAGAGGACCAAGCTTCAACTCATGGATTGGTTCGGCAAATCGATGAGATGATCGATTTTCAAATTTCTCATCTCATCTCAGTAGGAGAGGTGAAAGGGGAATATGGAGAGCTAACGATACTTCATTTATGGGGGCAAATTCCTGCTGCACGGCTCTTTATTTTGGGATTAGGGAAAGAAGAGAAGCTGAATCTGCAACGTTTTAAACAAGTAGTAGGAAAAGGTATACAGCGTGCAGAAGAACTAGAGCTTCGGCAGATTGCGATGAGCTCCCCGTCTTTTTTGATTAAACGATTTCATACTGTCGATTGTGTACAAGCAATGGTAGAGGGAGCAGAGCTGGCAGCCTATGAGCCACCCTCATTTAAGGAAGAACAAAAACAACAATTTGTAAAGACAATCTTTATATCAGCACATGATTATAGTTTGTCTGCTTTTGATGAAGGACTACTTCGTGGAAAAGTGTTTGCTCAATCTACCAATTTAGCACGTTTTTTAACTGATCAGCCAGCCAATTGGATGACACCAGATGCTTTTGCAAGCAAAGCAGAGGAGATCGCCCAAAAGAGAGGATTAGAGTTTATGGTTCTCGAACAGTCGGACCTAGATCGCTTGGGTATGCATGCGATTTTAACGGTTGGCAAAGGTAGCCTTTACTCTCCAAGATTACTGGTTCTTCGGTATACTGGCGATCATGGTCGCAAGGATAGCCTCGCGCTGATTGGGAAAGGCATTACCTTTGATAGTGGTGGTTTACAGCTCAAAGGTGACAAAGAGATGTTTGGAATGAAACGTGATATGGCAGGAGCTGCTACGGTTCTCGCGGTAATGGATGGTTTGGCTCAATTAACTCCCTATCACAATGTGATGGCGTTATTGCCGATTTGTGAAAACATTGTAGATGCTGGTTCGATGCGACCAGAAGATGTAATTCGTACATATAGTGGAAAAACGGTGGAGATCACCCATACTGATTCAGAAGGACGGCTCATTTTGGCCGATGCGATCTCTTATGCCAAGAAGTTAGGGGCATCTAGACTGGTAGATATTGCAACGCTAACAGGAGCGACCATTATCGCCCTTGGTTTTGAAGCGACTGCTCTGATGACCAATGATGCACAATGGGGTCTTGAAGTGAAACGTGCTGCTAGGATGGTAGGAGAAAAGACATGGGAGTTACCGTTATTCGAAGAGTATGAGGAATATATTGAGAGTGACATAGCAGATATGAAAAATGATGATGGGATGGAAGCAGGTGCGATCCAAGCCGGTGTTTTTTTGAAACAGTTCGCAGAAGAGACTCCGTGGGTTCACTTAGATATTGCAGGAACTGCTGAACTGACTAAAGAGAGAGGAATTATGAGTAAAGGAGCGACCGGAGTAGGGGTGCGAACGCTACTACAGTTGGCTTTGCGTGAGGTGGAAGAATGA
- a CDS encoding aminotransferase class I/II-fold pyridoxal phosphate-dependent enzyme: MKSHQYDQSQTPLFTALREHAQKSPIPFHIPGHKKGRGMDPEFREFIGENALSIDLINIAPLDDLHHPKGVIQEAQQLAATAFGADHTFFSVQGTSGAIMTMVMAVCHPGDKIIVPRNVHKSVLSAIILAGGTPIFVYPKMDEVLGIAHGVTASQIAIALEQHPDAKAVLVINPTYFGFAGNLQEIVNLVHRHGIPVLVDEAHGVLTHFHERLPVSAMDAGADLAATSVHKLGGSLTQSSVLNVREGLVNPQRIQSIISMLTTTSTSYPLLASLDTARRYLALHGEQLVEETLALATWTRKQISEIPGISCIGRDWLRGEALFDMDETKLIIHLDQLAINGHDAEIWLREHYNIEVELSDLHNLLCLITPGDNQETVAILVDALRHLSKQFYQPNKTTRETIQLPDIPKLALSPRDAFYCETNTIPLSEAAGKIIAEFIMIYPPGIPILLPGELITQENIEYIQQHLEAGLPVQGTEDPSVQMVKVIR; this comes from the coding sequence ATGAAATCGCATCAATATGATCAAAGCCAAACCCCATTGTTCACTGCTCTTCGGGAGCATGCTCAAAAGTCCCCTATTCCGTTTCATATACCGGGTCACAAAAAAGGGCGTGGCATGGATCCTGAGTTCCGTGAATTTATTGGGGAAAATGCACTTTCCATTGACTTAATTAATATTGCACCACTCGATGACTTACACCATCCAAAAGGTGTCATCCAAGAAGCGCAACAACTTGCTGCAACTGCCTTTGGAGCAGATCATACCTTTTTCTCTGTTCAAGGCACTTCTGGAGCCATTATGACAATGGTGATGGCAGTATGCCACCCTGGGGATAAAATAATTGTCCCTCGTAATGTCCACAAATCCGTTTTGTCCGCCATTATTTTGGCAGGAGGAACTCCTATCTTTGTCTATCCAAAAATGGATGAAGTTTTAGGAATTGCTCATGGTGTTACTGCATCTCAAATTGCTATTGCGCTAGAACAACATCCTGATGCTAAAGCTGTATTAGTCATTAATCCAACCTATTTTGGATTTGCTGGAAATCTACAAGAAATTGTGAATCTCGTTCATCGACATGGAATCCCTGTTCTCGTAGATGAAGCGCATGGAGTTCTGACCCATTTTCATGAGCGCCTACCCGTCTCTGCGATGGATGCTGGTGCCGATCTAGCTGCCACTAGTGTTCATAAACTAGGCGGCTCTTTAACCCAAAGTTCTGTACTGAATGTACGAGAAGGATTAGTCAATCCACAACGAATTCAATCCATTATCAGTATGTTGACGACAACCTCTACTTCCTATCCGTTGCTCGCTTCCTTAGATACCGCTCGACGTTATTTAGCGTTACATGGAGAGCAGCTGGTGGAGGAGACATTGGCACTCGCCACTTGGACAAGAAAGCAGATCTCAGAGATTCCGGGTATCTCTTGTATCGGTAGAGATTGGTTACGTGGAGAAGCTCTTTTTGACATGGATGAAACCAAATTGATCATCCATTTAGATCAACTTGCGATCAATGGACATGATGCCGAGATTTGGCTTCGTGAACATTACAACATCGAAGTAGAGCTAAGTGACTTACACAACCTACTCTGTCTCATCACCCCTGGAGATAACCAAGAGACCGTCGCAATACTAGTTGATGCTCTTCGTCATCTTTCGAAGCAATTCTATCAACCAAACAAAACTACAAGAGAAACGATACAGTTACCTGATATTCCAAAGTTAGCTCTTTCTCCTCGAGATGCTTTTTATTGTGAAACCAACACCATTCCACTCTCTGAGGCGGCTGGAAAGATTATCGCTGAATTTATCATGATCTATCCACCTGGTATTCCTATTTTGCTACCAGGCGAGTTAATCACACAGGAGAATATCGAATATATCCAACAACATTTAGAAGCAGGACTTCCTGTTCAAGGGACAGAAGATCCTAGCGTACAGATGGTAAAAGTAATACGCTAG
- a CDS encoding TlpA family protein disulfide reductase — translation MKETRNWLIGVLILVGVIITVWYNVGQGKGLLTIGKQATCEGKVGPYKDHCAPDFTLSTLDGKQIKLSDNNGKPTILNFWASWCGPCQKEMPLLQSLYQKYQSKINFRMINVTAQDDAETVHQYILDHRYTFPVLLDPPDENYQSISVTNYKVRAIPVTIGISAEGKILYKKAGEMTERDLESLIGILEKSTR, via the coding sequence ATGAAAGAGACACGTAATTGGTTGATCGGGGTTCTAATTTTGGTAGGGGTCATTATAACAGTCTGGTATAATGTGGGGCAAGGGAAAGGTCTATTAACAATTGGAAAACAGGCGACGTGTGAGGGGAAAGTGGGTCCTTATAAAGATCACTGTGCTCCTGATTTTACCCTTTCGACCTTAGATGGGAAACAGATCAAACTATCTGATAATAATGGGAAACCGACCATACTTAACTTTTGGGCTTCTTGGTGTGGTCCTTGTCAAAAGGAGATGCCCCTTTTACAGTCTCTCTACCAAAAGTATCAGAGCAAAATCAATTTTCGAATGATCAATGTAACCGCTCAAGATGATGCGGAAACAGTCCATCAATATATCCTAGATCATCGATATACGTTTCCTGTTTTGTTAGATCCCCCAGATGAAAATTATCAATCGATCAGTGTGACAAATTACAAAGTACGAGCAATTCCAGTGACGATCGGAATTTCTGCGGAGGGGAAAATTCTCTATAAAAAAGCAGGAGAGATGACCGAGCGGGATCTGGAAAGTTTAATTGGAATATTAGAGAAATCAACCAGGTAA
- a CDS encoding MBL fold metallo-hydrolase, translating to MKVERFVLGFVATNAYLLYDEQTKKAIVMDPSHHPEALLDRLKQLELQVEAILLTHAHFDHIGGVEEVRSFTGADVYLHQAEQDWLTEPSLNGSALFPMVPETICQPAEQILTGGETLSWLGKSFEVIHTPGHSPGSVSFFTDGMVFGGDVLFERSIGRTDLPGGNHAQLIKTIRDHFFVLPDDTLVYPGHGEITYIGTEKKENPFL from the coding sequence ATGAAAGTAGAGCGTTTTGTTTTAGGATTTGTGGCGACCAATGCATACCTCTTGTATGATGAACAAACCAAAAAAGCAATTGTTATGGATCCTAGTCATCATCCAGAAGCTCTCTTAGACAGATTAAAGCAATTGGAGCTACAGGTAGAAGCTATATTGCTCACCCATGCACATTTTGACCATATTGGAGGAGTAGAAGAGGTACGATCTTTTACTGGAGCCGATGTCTATCTACATCAGGCAGAACAGGACTGGTTAACTGAGCCGAGTTTAAATGGATCTGCTCTATTTCCGATGGTGCCAGAGACTATTTGCCAGCCAGCTGAGCAAATTTTAACAGGGGGAGAAACCTTGTCATGGCTAGGTAAATCGTTTGAGGTTATACATACTCCTGGGCATTCTCCAGGAAGTGTCTCCTTCTTTACGGATGGAATGGTCTTTGGTGGCGATGTTCTGTTTGAGCGCTCTATCGGTCGTACCGATTTACCTGGAGGAAACCATGCACAACTGATCAAAACAATTCGGGATCATTTTTTTGTGTTGCCTGATGACACATTGGTTTATCCAGGACATGGAGAGATCACCTATATCGGCACGGAAAAGAAAGAAAATCCGTTTTTGTAG
- a CDS encoding DUF2626 family protein, with product MSKMFHVLGFWALVIALMFLAGHLTIPAILFLVQAALFFLFGGLRLTERTYMYLFGAYMFVSFCGMVFYSSFMM from the coding sequence ATGAGCAAAATGTTCCATGTTCTTGGATTCTGGGCTTTAGTTATTGCACTTATGTTTTTAGCTGGACATTTAACAATCCCTGCTATCCTCTTCCTTGTGCAAGCTGCTCTCTTTTTCTTATTCGGGGGGCTTCGCCTAACCGAAAGAACCTATATGTATCTCTTTGGCGCCTATATGTTTGTATCGTTCTGTGGAATGGTTTTTTACTCCAGTTTTATGATGTAG
- a CDS encoding DUF2197 domain-containing protein, whose protein sequence is MKIECILCNQVFEPDKMQVKKIAKHPHKIQICSSCKERITKKVEERRETSEHPSEPVASNPNYT, encoded by the coding sequence ATGAAAATTGAATGTATCCTTTGTAATCAAGTATTTGAGCCTGATAAAATGCAAGTAAAAAAAATCGCAAAGCATCCTCACAAAATTCAAATCTGTTCGTCGTGCAAAGAACGTATTACCAAAAAAGTAGAAGAGCGCAGGGAAACGTCTGAACATCCATCAGAGCCAGTCGCTTCCAATCCTAATTATACTTAG